The genomic window CACGGGAAGGTAGCCTATGTTTTTCTCTGCCATTAAGAACCTAGCAGTCTCAATGGAGGAGTCTGGGGTTACCTTGTAGACAGAGACAGTCATAACGTCTTTGGCCTTTATCTTCCTTATGTCCCTTCCTGACGCAAGTGGCCTAGCTATGTCCCTCACCGAAATTACGCCCACAGGTAGGCTTTCCTCTATAACTACCGCGTGCCTCTTGTATTTCTCCTTCATAAACTGCACTATCTCGTCCAGCGTGGCGTCCTGTGATGATATTATTGGCTCAACGTTCATTATGTCTCCCACGTTCCCATTTGCCTCAATACGGCAGTACCTTATCAAGTCCCTTTCAGTTATAATACCTTGAATCCTGACTCCGTCCCCCACCAGTAGTGATCCTACGCCCTTCGCCGTGACTATCCTACAAGCTTCCTTTAAGTCGGCTTGTGGGGAAATAAAAACGAGGTCCCTTGACGCCAGCTTCCCCACTTCTTGGTCTAGCTTGTCCCAGTTGTACACCAAGTCCCTAATCGTCACTATGCTGTCGTTGCCTACCACTAACCTCCTCACGTTGTTGAGTATCATCTTCTGGATGAC from Candidatus Aramenus sp. CH1 includes these protein-coding regions:
- a CDS encoding CBS domain-containing protein, producing MRVMDVMTENVLSVSPETKVKDVIQKMILNNVRRLVVGNDSIVTIRDLVYNWDKLDQEVGKLASRDLVFISPQADLKEACRIVTAKGVGSLLVGDGVRIQGIITERDLIRYCRIEANGNVGDIMNVEPIISSQDATLDEIVQFMKEKYKRHAVVIEESLPVGVISVRDIARPLASGRDIRKIKAKDVMTVSVYKVTPDSSIETARFLMAEKNIGYLPVVDARSLLGDVSEREILAVLSI